A region from the Flavobacterium enshiense genome encodes:
- a CDS encoding patatin-like phospholipase family protein, translated as MDLKTKSVGLVFSGGGTKGLAHAGALQFLAENNIKPHHIAGTSAGSIVGALYANGKSPGEILEFFKSIYFFNWKHFTWKKAGFIDSDAFKFYFHTIFGDTRIGDLKIHTHITATDLVKGKLKVFGPDTKVVDAVLASSSFPGVISPYEINGNLYSDGGILNHFPTDILQGRCETLIGVYVSPIQKIQAKDLSSIKAVTSRAFDLLSANSNTHKFNICDWVIQPDELSKFGTFETSKIKMEQIFKIGYEAAKKSYEELLP; from the coding sequence ATGGATTTAAAAACAAAATCAGTGGGTTTGGTATTTTCCGGGGGCGGCACCAAAGGCTTAGCTCATGCCGGAGCATTGCAATTCCTGGCAGAAAACAATATAAAACCCCACCACATTGCCGGGACAAGTGCAGGTTCTATCGTAGGTGCTTTGTATGCAAACGGAAAATCACCCGGAGAAATCCTGGAATTCTTTAAATCGATTTATTTTTTCAACTGGAAGCACTTCACATGGAAAAAAGCCGGCTTCATAGACTCCGATGCTTTTAAATTCTATTTTCACACTATTTTCGGAGATACGCGGATTGGCGATTTAAAAATCCACACCCACATCACCGCAACTGATCTTGTTAAAGGAAAACTCAAAGTTTTTGGCCCGGATACAAAGGTTGTTGATGCGGTACTGGCCTCCTCCTCGTTTCCAGGAGTGATTTCCCCTTATGAAATCAACGGGAATCTTTATAGCGACGGTGGAATCCTCAACCATTTCCCTACCGATATTTTACAAGGACGGTGTGAAACCCTTATCGGTGTTTATGTAAGTCCGATCCAGAAAATTCAGGCTAAGGATTTATCTTCGATAAAGGCGGTTACTTCAAGGGCTTTTGACTTGCTGTCCGCCAACTCCAATACGCATAAATTCAATATTTGCGATTGGGTTATCCAACCAGACGAACTTTCAAAATTCGGCACTTTCGAAACCAGCAAAATAAAAATGGAACAGATTTTCAAAATCGGATACGAGGCCGCTAAAAAATCCTACGAAGAACTTCTGCCATAA
- a CDS encoding thioredoxin family protein, whose translation MKTIIENSLTNSLNYSEYRAKVSKLLGEGKSSGNEQSDDLLHYSQLNEVRMNRLDKTLVVPDEVKVRLGKLKNKYTWLVLAEGWCGDAAQVLPIINKMDAIAENVNLRIVFRDENDPLMQEFLSNGARSIPKLIIVNSENHDVLAAWGARPEGATRLIKEFKAKFGVVNEIAKAELQKWYLHDKGLSTMDEISKIMLTLE comes from the coding sequence ATGAAAACAATTATAGAAAATAGCCTTACAAACAGCTTAAATTATTCGGAATACAGGGCTAAGGTGAGCAAATTGCTGGGTGAAGGAAAATCATCAGGAAATGAACAATCTGACGATTTGCTGCATTACAGTCAGTTGAACGAAGTGCGTATGAATCGTTTGGATAAAACACTTGTGGTTCCGGATGAAGTAAAAGTCCGACTCGGGAAGCTTAAAAATAAGTATACTTGGTTGGTGTTGGCGGAAGGCTGGTGTGGGGATGCCGCTCAGGTGCTTCCCATTATAAATAAAATGGATGCAATCGCTGAAAATGTCAATCTGAGAATTGTTTTTCGTGATGAAAACGATCCGTTAATGCAGGAATTTTTAAGCAATGGTGCCAGGTCGATTCCGAAATTAATAATCGTCAATTCCGAAAACCATGATGTGTTGGCTGCCTGGGGCGCAAGACCGGAAGGTGCAACACGTTTGATTAAGGAGTTCAAAGCAAAATTTGGTGTGGTCAATGAAATCGCCAAAGCCGAATTGCAGAAATGGTATCTACACGATAAAGGATTATCTACGATGGACGAGATTTCAAAAATTATGCTTACTCTGGAATAA
- the truB gene encoding tRNA pseudouridine(55) synthase TruB translates to MTPEDYINGQVLLIDKPLKWSSFQAVNKLKYTLINKVGLPKKFKIGHAGTLDPLATGLLIICTGKFTKRIPELQGMPKEYTGTFHIGGTTPSYDLETEIDTTFPIEHITNDLIEQARLSFIGEIDQKPPVFSAIKKDGKRLYEHARAGEEVEIAHRKTTIYEFELTRIALPEIDFRVKCSKGTYIRSLAFDFGMALNSGAHLTALRRTKIGEFDVADATLITDFEATFIPE, encoded by the coding sequence CTGACTCCAGAAGATTACATAAACGGACAAGTTTTACTAATTGACAAACCTTTGAAATGGAGCTCATTTCAAGCAGTCAACAAATTAAAATACACGCTGATTAATAAAGTAGGACTTCCGAAAAAATTCAAGATAGGACACGCCGGAACGCTGGATCCGTTAGCCACTGGCTTATTAATCATCTGTACGGGAAAATTCACGAAACGAATTCCGGAATTGCAGGGCATGCCCAAAGAATACACTGGCACATTCCATATCGGCGGTACGACACCTTCCTACGACCTGGAAACCGAAATCGACACGACATTCCCTATCGAGCACATCACCAATGACCTGATTGAACAGGCACGATTGAGTTTTATAGGTGAAATCGATCAGAAACCACCGGTGTTTTCGGCTATTAAAAAAGACGGAAAACGCTTGTACGAACACGCCCGTGCCGGAGAAGAAGTAGAAATTGCCCACAGAAAAACCACTATTTACGAATTTGAACTTACGAGAATCGCATTACCTGAAATCGACTTCAGAGTGAAATGCAGTAAAGGCACATATATCCGTTCACTGGCGTTTGATTTCGGAATGGCTTTGAATTCCGGAGCGCATTTAACCGCTTTACGCCGAACCAAAATCGGTGAGTTCGATGTAGCCGATGCCACGCTGATAACCGATTTTGAAGCTACGTTTATTCCAGAGTAA
- a CDS encoding undecaprenyl-diphosphate phosphatase — protein MDSFHALIIAIIEGLTEYLPVSSTGHMVFASSYFGIQEDDFVKLFQVSIQFGAILAVVALYWKKFFDFTKLTFFIKLACAVVPALILGKLFDDKIEAVLGNPIPIAIVLIVGGIILLFIDGRFHNPTISSEEDITIKKAVTIGFWQCLAMMPGTSRSAASIIGGMQQGLTRHVAAEFSFFLAVPTMLAVTCYSVFLKTYDHSQMKGYELILQSNDTIKMFLIGNVVAFIVAVLAIKFFIGIIKQYGFKPWGWYRIVTGIGLLIYFSYLK, from the coding sequence ATGGATTCATTTCACGCACTAATCATTGCCATCATTGAAGGTTTGACGGAATATTTACCTGTTTCCTCTACAGGACACATGGTATTTGCAAGTTCTTATTTTGGTATTCAGGAAGACGATTTTGTAAAGCTGTTCCAGGTTTCCATTCAATTCGGAGCGATATTGGCCGTAGTAGCATTATACTGGAAGAAGTTTTTTGATTTTACCAAACTGACTTTCTTCATAAAATTAGCCTGCGCTGTAGTTCCGGCCTTAATTCTCGGAAAATTGTTCGACGATAAAATCGAAGCGGTTTTGGGAAATCCAATTCCGATAGCCATCGTACTGATTGTTGGCGGAATCATCCTACTTTTCATTGACGGCCGATTCCACAATCCCACTATTTCCAGCGAAGAAGACATCACCATAAAAAAAGCAGTAACCATCGGTTTTTGGCAGTGTTTAGCCATGATGCCCGGAACCAGTCGTTCTGCTGCTTCGATTATTGGAGGGATGCAGCAAGGATTAACCCGGCATGTCGCTGCGGAATTTTCGTTCTTCTTAGCTGTTCCAACCATGTTGGCTGTAACGTGCTATTCTGTTTTCCTTAAAACGTATGATCATTCGCAGATGAAAGGATACGAGCTGATTTTACAATCCAACGATACGATAAAAATGTTCCTGATAGGAAATGTGGTTGCTTTTATCGTTGCGGTTCTGGCCATTAAATTTTTCATCGGAATCATAAAACAATACGGCTTCAAACCTTGGGGATGGTACCGCATCGTGACCGGAATAGGACTTTTGATCTACTTCTCTTACTTAAAATAA
- a CDS encoding DUF3098 domain-containing protein, whose product MENKQKPDFLFESINYKILLIGLGVIALGFILMSGGGSDDPKVFSDAIFNFQRIRLAPTVVLIGFGITIYSIFKKSDKN is encoded by the coding sequence ATGGAAAACAAACAAAAACCGGACTTTCTATTTGAAAGCATAAACTATAAAATTCTTTTAATCGGATTGGGTGTGATTGCCTTGGGCTTTATCCTGATGTCCGGCGGCGGAAGCGACGACCCGAAAGTGTTCAGCGATGCTATTTTTAATTTCCAAAGAATCCGATTGGCGCCAACGGTGGTCCTGATTGGTTTTGGCATCACGATTTATTCTATTTTTAAAAAATCGGATAAGAACTAA
- a CDS encoding cell division protein FtsX, which translates to MAPSFENFQRRRLISSYFSVVLSIFLVLFLLGALGLFVIHSEKISNSFKEDIPMSVYFKDEANDTILKAFETKLKGSPFVKDFVFVSKEDAAKNNKDIVGEDFLEFLGMNPLPNSFDIHLKSEFVETSKIRQIESDIKTNEMVSEVIYDKKLVDLANENIKKISFWILVISGVFALISMLLINSSLRLSVYSNRFIIKTMQMVGATKSFIRKPFIWRSIRLGLIGSGLAIIALIALTLYVDGMFPKLGIAKDYLSMFIILGGVLVVGIVITWISTYFATQRFLNLRTDDLY; encoded by the coding sequence ATGGCACCATCATTCGAGAACTTTCAGAGAAGACGCCTTATTTCTTCTTATTTTTCTGTTGTTTTAAGTATTTTTTTAGTGTTGTTCCTATTGGGAGCATTGGGTTTATTCGTAATCCATTCTGAAAAAATTTCAAACAGTTTTAAGGAAGATATTCCAATGTCGGTCTACTTTAAGGACGAAGCGAATGACACCATTTTAAAAGCTTTCGAAACAAAACTGAAAGGTTCTCCCTTTGTAAAAGATTTCGTTTTTGTATCTAAAGAAGATGCTGCCAAAAACAACAAAGACATTGTTGGAGAAGATTTCCTTGAGTTTTTAGGAATGAATCCGTTGCCGAATTCCTTTGACATTCATTTAAAAAGTGAATTTGTGGAAACGTCAAAAATCAGACAGATAGAAAGCGACATCAAAACCAATGAAATGGTTTCCGAAGTGATCTATGATAAAAAATTAGTGGACTTGGCCAATGAGAACATCAAGAAAATCAGTTTCTGGATTTTGGTTATCAGTGGTGTTTTCGCCTTGATTTCAATGTTATTGATTAACAGTTCACTGCGCCTTTCAGTGTATTCCAACCGTTTCATCATCAAGACAATGCAGATGGTAGGCGCCACAAAATCATTCATCAGAAAACCATTTATCTGGAGAAGCATCCGCTTGGGATTAATAGGTTCAGGACTGGCCATTATCGCTCTTATCGCTTTAACATTATACGTTGACGGAATGTTCCCTAAACTGGGTATTGCAAAAGATTATTTGTCTATGTTCATTATTTTAGGCGGTGTTTTGGTCGTGGGAATCGTAATCACTTGGATCAGCACTTACTTTGCAACGCAACGTTTTTTGAATTTAAGAACCGACGATCTTTATTAA
- the leuS gene encoding leucine--tRNA ligase, with protein sequence MKYFHNEIEAKWQQYWAKNQTFAAQNNSDKPKYYVLDMFPYPSGAGLHVGHPLGYIASDIVARYKRHQGFNVLHPQGYDSFGLPAEQYAIQTGQHPEKTTKENIARYREQLDKIGFSFDWSREVRTSNPDYYKHTQWIFIQLFESYYCKDTDQARPIAELIEVFQQEGNTKIHAVCDEDVPAFTAEEWNSWSPEAQQLMLLKYRLTYLAETEVNWCPALGTVLANDEIINGVSERGGHPVIRKKMTQWSMRISAYAERLLQGLETIDWTESLKESQRNWIGKSVGAAVTFNLKKHEEVIEVFTTRPDTIFGVTFMTLAPEHELVSKITTPEQKAAVESYIEATAKRSERERMADVKTISGVFTGAYAEHPFTKESIPVWIGDYVLAGYGTGAVMAVPCGDERDYAFSKHFGLPIINILEGVDISEAAHDDKNTTILANSDFLNGLNYKEATKKIIEELEKIGAGKAKVNYRLRDAVFSRQRYWGEPFPVYYVNGLPQMIAKEHLPIVLPEVEKYLPTEDGQPPLGNASVWAWDTVSNTVVANDKIDNQTVFSLELNTMPGWAGSSWYWMRYMDASNNGEFASEDALKYWENVDLYIGGSEHATGHLLYSRFWNKFLKDRGFAPTEEPFKKLINQGMILGNSAFVYRTEDSKKLISKGLITDNNVHPIHADLSVINDITNELDIEKFKAHPLYSDYANAEFVLEDGKYIVGREVEKMSKSKYNVVNPDDICEQYGADTLRLYEMFLGPLEQAKPWNTAGITGVSGFLKKLWRLYFDDNGLIVTDDEPTKDMYKSLHKTIKKVTEDIENFSFNTSVSQFMICVNELAQQKCHHRAILEPLSVIISPYAPHIAEELWSALGHQGSVSTVAFPKFEEKYLVESEKEYPVSFNGKMRFTIKLPLDLTAAQIEEIVMADERTQNQLQGRTPNKVIIVPGKIINLVG encoded by the coding sequence ATGAAGTACTTCCACAACGAAATCGAAGCCAAATGGCAGCAGTATTGGGCAAAAAATCAAACTTTTGCGGCACAAAACAATTCCGATAAACCAAAATATTATGTATTGGACATGTTTCCGTATCCATCAGGAGCAGGTTTGCATGTTGGGCACCCGCTAGGGTATATCGCCTCGGATATTGTGGCACGTTATAAAAGACATCAGGGTTTTAATGTACTGCATCCGCAAGGTTACGACAGTTTCGGGTTGCCTGCTGAGCAGTATGCGATTCAAACAGGTCAGCATCCGGAGAAAACCACAAAAGAAAACATTGCGCGTTACCGCGAGCAGTTGGATAAAATCGGTTTTTCATTCGATTGGAGCAGAGAGGTGCGTACTTCAAATCCGGATTATTACAAACACACGCAGTGGATTTTCATTCAGTTGTTTGAATCTTACTACTGTAAAGATACAGATCAGGCACGTCCAATAGCGGAATTGATTGAGGTTTTCCAGCAAGAAGGAAATACCAAAATCCATGCGGTTTGCGATGAAGATGTACCTGCGTTTACCGCTGAAGAGTGGAATTCGTGGTCACCTGAAGCACAACAATTAATGCTTTTGAAATACCGCTTGACTTATTTGGCGGAAACCGAAGTAAACTGGTGTCCGGCTTTAGGAACTGTATTGGCGAACGACGAAATCATTAACGGCGTTTCCGAGCGTGGCGGTCATCCGGTGATTCGTAAAAAAATGACGCAATGGTCGATGCGTATTTCGGCTTATGCAGAACGTTTGCTTCAAGGTTTGGAAACCATTGACTGGACCGAATCGTTGAAAGAATCACAACGTAACTGGATCGGGAAATCGGTTGGTGCTGCTGTGACTTTTAATTTGAAAAAGCATGAGGAAGTAATTGAAGTATTTACGACTCGTCCTGATACTATTTTCGGAGTAACGTTCATGACCTTGGCACCGGAACACGAATTGGTGTCCAAAATCACGACTCCGGAGCAAAAAGCAGCTGTAGAATCGTACATCGAAGCAACTGCAAAACGTTCCGAGCGAGAGCGTATGGCTGATGTAAAAACCATTTCCGGAGTATTTACCGGAGCGTATGCAGAGCATCCGTTTACCAAAGAGTCTATTCCGGTTTGGATTGGTGATTATGTATTGGCAGGTTACGGAACCGGAGCGGTAATGGCGGTACCGTGTGGTGATGAAAGGGATTATGCTTTTTCGAAGCATTTTGGTCTTCCTATTATCAATATCTTGGAAGGTGTTGATATTTCCGAAGCCGCCCACGATGATAAAAACACAACAATCTTAGCGAACTCTGATTTCCTGAACGGACTGAATTATAAAGAGGCAACTAAAAAAATAATAGAAGAATTAGAAAAAATCGGAGCCGGAAAAGCAAAAGTAAACTACCGTTTGCGTGATGCTGTGTTCTCTAGGCAAAGATATTGGGGCGAACCGTTCCCGGTATATTATGTGAATGGATTGCCACAGATGATTGCAAAGGAACATCTGCCAATCGTGTTACCGGAAGTAGAGAAATATTTACCCACCGAAGACGGTCAGCCGCCATTAGGAAATGCATCTGTGTGGGCTTGGGACACGGTAAGCAATACTGTGGTTGCCAACGATAAAATCGATAATCAAACCGTGTTTTCGTTAGAATTGAACACGATGCCGGGTTGGGCAGGAAGCTCGTGGTACTGGATGCGTTATATGGATGCGTCTAACAATGGGGAGTTTGCCAGCGAAGATGCTTTGAAATATTGGGAGAATGTCGATTTATACATAGGCGGAAGCGAGCACGCGACCGGACACTTGCTGTATTCTCGTTTCTGGAATAAGTTCTTAAAGGACAGAGGTTTTGCGCCAACGGAAGAACCGTTCAAAAAACTGATCAATCAGGGAATGATTTTGGGGAACAGTGCTTTTGTGTATCGTACAGAAGATTCTAAGAAATTGATTTCAAAAGGGTTGATTACGGATAATAATGTGCATCCAATTCATGCTGATCTATCGGTAATCAACGATATCACCAACGAATTGGACATCGAGAAATTCAAGGCACATCCGTTATATTCTGATTATGCCAATGCAGAATTTGTTTTAGAAGACGGTAAATACATTGTTGGCCGTGAGGTTGAGAAAATGTCAAAATCCAAATACAACGTAGTGAATCCGGACGATATCTGCGAGCAATATGGAGCCGATACGTTGCGTTTATACGAAATGTTCTTAGGTCCGCTGGAGCAGGCTAAACCTTGGAATACAGCCGGAATTACCGGAGTATCAGGCTTCCTGAAAAAGCTGTGGCGTTTGTATTTTGACGATAACGGCCTAATCGTAACCGATGACGAACCAACAAAAGACATGTACAAGTCGTTACACAAAACCATTAAAAAAGTTACTGAAGATATCGAGAACTTCTCGTTCAATACTTCCGTTTCGCAGTTTATGATTTGTGTGAATGAACTGGCGCAACAAAAGTGTCATCACAGAGCGATTCTGGAGCCATTATCGGTAATCATTTCACCTTATGCTCCTCACATTGCCGAAGAATTATGGAGTGCTTTAGGACATCAGGGTTCTGTGTCGACAGTAGCGTTCCCGAAATTTGAGGAGAAATATCTGGTGGAATCGGAAAAAGAATATCCGGTTTCCTTCAACGGAAAAATGCGTTTCACCATTAAATTGCCATTGGATTTAACCGCAGCTCAAATCGAAGAAATCGTAATGGCTGACGAACGAACGCAAAACCAATTGCAGGGAAGAACGCCAAATAAAGTAATTATCGTTCCTGGGAAAATCATTAACCTGGTAGGATAA
- a CDS encoding zinc metallopeptidase gives MVWILMGAIMLASWLVSSRLQSKFDHYSKMQLQNGMSGAEIAQKMLADHGITDVRVISTPGRLTDHYNPVDKTVNLSEAVYNQRNAAAAAVAAHECGHAVQHAQAYSWLTMRSKLVPVVSVTSNFVQWILLAGILLINVFPQLLLIGIVIFALTTLFSIITLPVEYDASNRALAWLENKRMLNQAEHDGAADALKWAARTYVVAAIGSIGTLLYYIMIYMNRR, from the coding sequence ATGGTATGGATTTTAATGGGAGCCATTATGTTGGCGAGCTGGTTGGTGAGCAGCAGGCTTCAAAGTAAATTTGATCATTATTCGAAAATGCAATTGCAAAACGGGATGAGTGGTGCTGAAATCGCACAGAAAATGCTCGCTGATCACGGGATTACCGATGTGCGTGTAATTTCGACCCCAGGGCGTTTGACCGACCATTATAATCCGGTGGATAAAACCGTCAACCTAAGTGAGGCAGTATACAATCAGCGTAATGCTGCTGCGGCTGCTGTTGCTGCTCACGAGTGCGGGCACGCGGTACAGCATGCGCAGGCTTACAGTTGGCTGACTATGCGTTCCAAGTTGGTTCCGGTCGTTTCGGTTACTTCTAATTTTGTGCAATGGATTTTATTGGCAGGGATTCTGTTAATCAATGTGTTTCCACAGCTTTTATTGATTGGGATAGTGATTTTTGCCTTAACCACATTATTTTCGATTATAACCTTGCCGGTAGAGTATGATGCAAGTAACAGAGCATTGGCTTGGCTGGAAAACAAACGCATGTTGAACCAGGCAGAGCATGATGGTGCTGCGGATGCTTTAAAATGGGCTGCCCGTACCTACGTGGTTGCGGCTATTGGTTCGATAGGTACTTTGTTGTACTACATCATGATTTATATGAACCGACGTTAA
- a CDS encoding Lrp/AsnC ligand binding domain-containing protein — MKLNHLQIEIDGIDKQILRDLMEDARKPILQIAHKIGISGAAIHQRLRKLEQAGVISESRLVVNTKVLGYSTMAFVGIYLDKAARNPEAVKELKKIPEVLECHYTTGNWSILIKILCRDNEHLMQLLNKKIQAIDGVSRTETFISLDQQIERQIQL, encoded by the coding sequence ATGAAATTAAATCACCTACAAATAGAAATCGATGGTATTGACAAACAGATTCTTCGGGATTTGATGGAAGATGCCCGAAAACCCATTTTGCAGATTGCCCATAAGATTGGTATTTCGGGTGCAGCAATTCATCAGCGGTTACGAAAGCTGGAACAGGCCGGAGTAATTTCGGAATCGAGATTAGTGGTAAACACAAAAGTATTAGGGTACAGCACGATGGCTTTCGTAGGGATTTATCTTGACAAAGCAGCACGCAACCCCGAAGCGGTAAAAGAGCTGAAGAAAATCCCGGAAGTATTGGAATGCCATTACACCACAGGCAACTGGAGCATCCTGATCAAAATTCTCTGTCGTGACAACGAACATCTGATGCAGCTGCTCAACAAAAAAATCCAGGCTATTGATGGTGTTTCGAGAACAGAAACCTTTATTTCCCTAGACCAGCAGATTGAAAGACAGATACAGTTGTAG
- a CDS encoding saccharopine dehydrogenase family protein gives MRNILIIGAGRSASSLIKYLLEKSETEKLHITIGDLSLELAQKKTQNHKNASAIALDIFNENQRKKEIQKADIVISMLPAHLHIEVAKDCITYKKHMVTASYISDAMQNLDAAAKENNLVFMNEIGLDPGIDHLSAMKVLDEIREKGGKTILFESFCGGLVAPESDNNLWNYKFTWAPRNVVLAGQGGAAKFIQEGTYKYIPYHKLFRRTEFLEVEGYGKFEGYANRDSLKYRGVYGLDDALTVYRGTIRRVGYSKAWDMFVQLGMTDDSYVIDDSETMSYREFVNLFLPYHPTDSVEIKLRYKLKIDQDDVMWDKLLELDLFNPNKIIGIKNATPAQILEKILSDSWALQPDDKDMIVMYHKIGYELNGKRKQIDATMVCLGDDQTYTAMAKTVGLPVAMATLQILNGNIKTPGVQLPLNKEVYLPILKELEEYGVNFHEKEVEYKGYK, from the coding sequence ATGAGAAACATTCTGATAATAGGAGCGGGCCGTTCAGCATCTTCACTTATTAAATATTTGCTGGAGAAATCGGAAACCGAGAAATTGCACATCACCATTGGCGATTTGTCCTTGGAATTGGCTCAGAAAAAGACACAAAATCACAAAAATGCCTCTGCGATTGCATTAGATATTTTTAACGAAAACCAACGTAAAAAAGAAATCCAGAAAGCCGACATTGTAATATCGATGCTGCCGGCCCATTTACATATTGAAGTAGCCAAAGACTGTATCACATACAAAAAACATATGGTTACTGCCTCTTATATTTCCGACGCGATGCAAAACCTTGATGCTGCCGCTAAAGAAAACAATCTGGTCTTCATGAATGAGATTGGCCTTGATCCCGGAATTGACCATTTGAGCGCCATGAAGGTACTTGATGAAATCCGCGAAAAAGGAGGAAAAACCATTTTATTTGAATCCTTCTGCGGCGGTTTGGTTGCCCCGGAATCCGACAATAATCTTTGGAATTACAAATTCACCTGGGCGCCAAGAAATGTGGTTTTAGCCGGACAAGGCGGTGCTGCAAAATTCATTCAGGAAGGAACTTACAAATACATCCCATATCATAAATTATTCCGAAGAACCGAATTTTTAGAGGTTGAGGGTTACGGAAAATTTGAAGGCTATGCCAACCGTGATTCTTTAAAATACAGAGGCGTGTACGGTTTAGATGACGCCCTTACTGTTTACAGGGGAACTATTCGCCGTGTAGGCTATTCAAAAGCCTGGGACATGTTTGTGCAATTAGGAATGACAGACGACTCATATGTAATTGATGACTCAGAAACAATGAGTTATCGAGAATTCGTGAATTTATTCCTTCCTTACCACCCTACCGATTCTGTAGAAATAAAATTACGTTACAAATTAAAAATCGATCAGGACGATGTAATGTGGGACAAATTATTGGAATTGGATCTATTCAACCCTAATAAAATAATTGGCATTAAAAATGCGACTCCAGCACAAATTCTTGAAAAAATACTATCCGACAGTTGGGCATTACAGCCCGACGACAAAGATATGATTGTCATGTACCATAAAATAGGGTACGAATTAAATGGCAAAAGAAAGCAAATTGATGCTACCATGGTATGCCTTGGCGATGACCAAACCTATACCGCGATGGCCAAAACGGTAGGTTTGCCGGTAGCCATGGCCACTTTACAAATCTTAAACGGAAACATCAAAACACCTGGCGTACAGTTACCACTAAACAAAGAAGTGTATCTTCCCATTTTAAAAGAGCTGGAAGAATATGGCGTAAATTTCCATGAAAAAGAGGTAGAATACAAAGGATATAAATAG
- a CDS encoding DUF423 domain-containing protein, translating to MDKKIIKAAAFMGAVAIILGAFGAHSLKSVLDETQLATFETGVRYQMYHALFLLFVGTTSCISIKTKQIVFWLVVIGVVLFSGSIYLLSTASLTSINAKIIGPVTPLGGLLMISAWVVLFSKISGEKAE from the coding sequence ATGGATAAAAAAATCATTAAGGCAGCGGCTTTTATGGGAGCTGTGGCCATTATTTTAGGGGCTTTTGGTGCGCACAGTCTTAAATCGGTTCTGGATGAAACGCAGTTGGCAACCTTTGAAACCGGTGTGCGCTATCAGATGTATCATGCTTTGTTCCTTCTTTTTGTTGGGACAACAAGTTGCATTTCCATAAAAACGAAACAAATAGTTTTCTGGCTGGTTGTCATTGGAGTCGTTTTGTTTTCGGGTTCAATCTATTTGTTGTCAACAGCATCGCTAACTTCGATTAATGCAAAAATCATTGGTCCGGTAACGCCTTTGGGTGGATTGTTAATGATTTCGGCATGGGTCGTTCTTTTTTCTAAAATTTCGGGTGAAAAAGCAGAATAA